The region GTGTAATGGAGATCTAGATTTGATATTGGAGAAAGTAGTATCCAATCTACAATTCACTTTCCAAGGACAACTAGCAGTAATGAGTATACCTCACCCTCCACTTGATTTGCAGCATATGCTTAAAAATGTTCTCAGTATCCAGCATTTCTCCTGAGAATCTTTGTGCAAGGGGTGGACCAAGTACCAATCAGGATTTACAAAGGCCAGAACGAAGTTTCTGAAAAGTTCTGATTGACTCTTGTCTATTGACATAATCCTTTCTCTTAAAAGTTGTTTCCATATTCACCTGTTCATTCcctaaatttattttttcctttgagtcCCTATAGTTACTTGAATGAACAGAAGATAGTATGAAAAAGCAACTAGGAGCGCTAGTTTAAGTCAGATCCCTTTCTCTGTAAGATACAATGCTATGAAGACTGTGAAATTATGTTCAGAGTAAGCCAAGTTCAGAGTTTAATAAGCATTTGCTAGCTTTTATAAGGGGAAAGCTTGTAGAGAAAAGATAAAGGCAAGTGACTATGAACTTGGTGATTCATTAGATGTTAGAACACTGTGTACAGTGTTCAATTGGTTATTCATAGCAGTTAAAATGAGTTCTTATAATTCtcataattaataaatataactGGTTATGTTGAGATCTCCCCTTCTACTAAAATTGACTTGAAGCTGAGTAATTCAGGTATATAGTAcactttcatttccatttggGTTTTTCCTCACAAAGTTTTCCCTGGATATGTCTTTTGGTGTTACTGGCATTTTATCTCTCACAGTTGTGCATGGCTAAGCTTTCACTTAATCATGGacattggcatttaaaaaaatcatcttctGTTTTTCATACAATTATGATTTCTCTCCTTTCATCTTGATGACTTTCTCATTGTGCAAGCCGGGAGTCTTACTTTATCTCACAATTGTGCTTACCAACCATAGGTCTGTGGTTACCAATGAGCTATTTGGCTGTCCCCAGTGATAAGTCACAGACTTGTATATCCAAAGTTCCTCTAGCTATTACTTTGTACTCTAACccagagatcttgttttcttacaAAAATCATGTTTTTACTTGGACTTTCACATaaaaagatacataataattgtaTTTGGAAATCAACTATAATTCAACAGTGTAATCTTCAGTTATTATTACAGTATGTTCACTTAACTCATGACATCTCTTGAGTCATAGGAGTTAGAACAAATAGATCCACACAACAAGTACTTTCTCTGATTacctctgttttgttttatttttaaacctgattttgTATAATTTGTTGTGCAATCGAAGAAGGGTATGTGATTTCTGAGTTAAGCTGTGCCTAATTTCTTCACACCAGGATTGTGAGGGTTTTCCCTCCTACCAAGTGGTAATTATTCTTTGGCTCTTTCCTTTTCTAATTATACCTTCTCAGGCCATACCAGCCCACTCAGTGTTGCTGAAGCTACTCCCTGTAGCAGGTgtcaggaaaggagagaaataattttGCTGCTTCTGATTCATCAGAGAGCTATGAGAGACACCCaccctacctttttttttttaatagctctcAGATATTCCAATCCTTTAGCTAAAGAAtttaattctaaataaatatctAAGAAATAAGGTTTCAGGAACATCTTCTTGACTGTCATCAGGCTGAAGGTTTTGGGAATAgcataaatgtatttcttacatatttataaaacatcGTTGATTGAAACTGATTGAATCTGGAACTCAAGTAGGAGCAGTTTCTTTTAgaaatttgttcatttaaaaatctcATAATCTTTATAAGTTTTTGCCtgtttaattttagaaataatcCCTAATAGTGAGTTGGGTGTTTTCAGCAACTGTGTTCCTAGGTCAGTTCTCAAGGTTCCCAGTGTTCGCCATGTTCCCGAATCCAATCCTCATCCTCACCCTTTGCCAGGTTTGACCTACATCCTTTGGGCACATAGTGGGTCCCACCTTCTCTTGAACTTCTTTCCTGTTGGCTTCTGGGGGTGCTGTGCTCTCTTGGATTTCCTCCTGCTTCACTGGCTGGTATTTCTCCCTTTTGGTTCTTTTTAGTCTCTTTATTCTTATCTATAATCCAAAATCCACTTATCTATCCATAATGCCAAAATTCAAACATTtctaaaggtgatttttttttatatcataccTGGTAGCAAAACCTGGGCTCGACCTGAACTCATTTGCTGGCAAAACCTGACGTGAGGTGGCATGAGGCTTTATatgctttttcccattttataaaagagtgaatattcatatttttgccacaaaattttttttccaccAAATCTCACTGGTAATGGTATGTTATGTGTCATATTATTTTCCTCAAATCTGAAATATTCTGAATTCTGAAACGTGCCTTTGCCCCGGGGAGTCTTAATGATGGCGTGTAGACCCATTCACTCAGCCTCTTGTGATCTCTTTCGTCAGTCATGATTTTTAATTCATCTTACTATTATAACTCTTACTTTTATATCTCTAGTGTAGACCTCTGTCCTGAACTCCCCTCCTATGTACTCAGCTTCCTACTTGACGTCTCTGCTTGGCTGTCCTGTGGGCATCTCAAAGTCCACATGTTCAGATCCCAGCCTTCCCCTCCAGTCTGTTCCCCCTGCCGTCTTTGCCATCTCAGTTAATGGCAAATCTGTCCTTCAGTTGCTCCGGCCATGTGCTTGAAAATCACCCTCCATGCTAACAGTTCACATCCAAATCTAGCAGCAAATCCTGTTTGCACCTGCCTTCAAAGTACATCTGGAGTCAAATCCACATCTCCCTGCCACCTCTGCCGACACCCGATTCATCTCCCACCTGACTTACCTCAGTGGTCTCCAGCTGCTCGCTCTGCTTCTTATCTTGCCTCCATGCCCTCTTTCAACAGTGATTGGTTCTTTTACAACATGGGTCAAATCATGTCACTCTTCtctcaaaactttttaaaaggctCTCCATCACACACAGAATAAGAGGTGTGGTCCTTATTATTGGTCACAGAGCCCTGCATGAGCTGGCCCCCTGCCGTCCTCTCACtctctttcccccttttcttGCCACTTGACCACTCTACTCCAGCCACACCTCCCTTGTTGCTCTTTTGCCTCTCCTCCCAGATGTATGCATTACCTTCAGGTCAAGGTTAGGTTGTCCCCTTATTAGTGAAGCCTCATGGAGGATCCTCCCCAGTCACACTGTATCCCCCTTCCTGGCTTTATTTTTCATCTAAGCACTTACCACCATCCAATATGCTATGTATTTaacttgtttatttctctctgcaaGAATATGAgttcttttactcttttttttcttcacaggAGCTCAGTTTCTAGAACATTGACTGGTGCATGGTAGGTGCTTAGTAACTATAGGTTGAATGAAGACATATGCCTCTACTCCAGCATTAATTTATTGAGTTATGCCCACTATGCACAAGGCACTCTGATAGGTGCTAGgcataaaacataaataaaatacatctcTGCTTTCATGGAAACTATTATTTAGTGAAGGTCTCATGGAGATGTGTTTAAGTAAGTTCCAATTCATCCAAAATGTGATAAACGTTATAAATATAACAAATGTTACTTTGGTATTAATTGGAGACAGAATTAGCCTCTTGGGGAAGTTGAGGATGTATGAATTTATTCTTGAAGAAGGATTTTGTTCACAAAGCTAAAAAGAGAGTGAAGGGGCATTGAAGGTAGCAAAAACCACATATACAAAGGCATGGAGGGGTGAAAATATATTTGAGGAACTGGGAGTGGCTGTGAGTTGCTGGGCTGGAGGAGTGGGAAAGTAGTTTAGCTCAAACTAAAGAGTCTTCTAATCATACTAAAGAACTTGAACTCTCTCCTTTGGGTATTGATGAGCttccaaaagttttaaattaaagaaaggaTGTGATCCGAGCTCTGCATTAGAAGTATTTCTCAGGAAACTCTTAGGTGACATTTTGGAGGTAGAAGTGTTGCACAGTTCAAGCCTGAGATGACAAGGACTTGAATCAGGGCATGGCAGAGGCAAGGAGGAGGGAACAGAGGGGTTATCAAGCACTGTAAGGACAGCCCTTGGTGACCAGTTGGATATGGGTTGAGAAGGACAGGAAATATTTGGGATAATGATTCTGAAGTTTTTATCTGGATGGGCACTTGGATGGGTATTGGTGTTGAGAGATCCGGGAAAAGAAGTCGCTGTGGAGATGATGCTGGATGAGCCTTGATTTTTGGACATGCAAAGTTTGAGGTTGCTTGTGTTACATCTGGGTGGCAAAGAGACATGTTTTCATCATAGGAGAAGGGGAGAGGTGAAgataaaatatttgtgattttttttttttttccaattggaTCTGAAGGCACAGGAGTGGAAAGGTTGCTTAGGGTGAGCTTGGGAGATGAAGAAAAAAGGACCAAGGTGAGGAAAACCCTGAAAAACACCAGCATTTGAGAGGCCAGAGGATCAGTAGCCCATGGAGACTGAAAAGGCATGGCCAGGAGGTAAGAGAACCGATCTCTAACATGCTTTCCTTTTCTGTCCTTCAGGAGGAGCTTCGGTGTCCGACATCCCTGTCTATTGTTAAAGACAGAAACCTAACTGAGAATCAAGAGGCAGATGACGATGTCCTTGACCCCCCAGTAGACCTGTCTTCAGATGAAGAATATTACGTTGAAGAAAGCAGATCTGCCAGGCTTAGAAAGTCAGGCAAGGAGCGCATTGATAATATCAAAAAGgcattttctaaagaaaacatgGAGAAAACACGGCAGAATTTTGACAAGAAAGTGAACAGAATTAGAACTAGAATAGTGACCccggagaggagagagaggttaAGACAGTCGGGAGAGAGGTTAAGACAGTCGGGAGAAAGGTTGAGGCAGTCAGGGGAGAGGCTGAAACAGTCAGGGGAAAGGTTTAAGAAATCTATTTCCAGTGCTGCTCCCTCAAGGGAAGCTTTTAAGATGCGGAGCCTGCGGAAAGCTAAAGAGCGAACTGTGGTGGAAGGTCCAGAAGAGGTCAGGGAGATGGGTGTGGACATCATTGCCAGGAGTGAGTCTCTGGTCCCCATGGGTGAGCTCTGCACTGATGAGCTCAGTGGAACAGACGGTGAGGAGGCCAGCGCAGTGTATCCTCCCCAAGAACAAGGGGAAATCTCCACCCCCGAGCCTTTAAAAGTAACTTTTAAACCCCAAGTGAAAGTAGGGGATGACGAGTCTCTTCTGCTAGATTTAAAGCAGTAATCATAAAGAGGCACTAAGTATAATATAAGCATAAATCTCCATAATCACATAGTTCTAGTTTAAATAGTATAGTCATTTACATTTATATGCCATAAAGGAACACATAAATGGTATGGCTGTTTCATTTCTTAGGTTTAAAATCTTAAAAGATAATACAAATATTATACACCTTTCCTTACAACTTCCTTGGGAATTCTATTTTTTCCTCCCCTGGGATTATATGATTCTATCAGCTTTCTCTCTCATGGGACTCTTATGGCAGCTGTGGATTTGTAAGTGCCCTTCTCTTGCCCGCCAGAAAAATTGTTTGTGTGAGTGAGGGCTGTTCAGGTGTTTGGTAGTCTAAAACAAATGAAGGATAAATTTGTGCCCATCATTTGCAAGTGAGCTCTCAGCTTTGGTCTAGGTTAATGTGCCTAAGCTCAAATGAGAAAAACTCATGTGTAAATTATATCATCCATTTGTTCAGATGAACAGGTTCATCAGTAAATTAGCCGTCACACTCCTTTTTGGTGTTTCTGCATATAAAATGGAAGGTCTGGACTTGAGCATTTGGTTCTGGCATCACAGCTTTGCTTATAGTGAGCCACTTGCAAGTCATCTGCTAATAAGCTAATCGGTAAAATGGATTGCCCAACCTGCCCATCACAGAGAACTGTTGTGAAGGTCAAAGGAATGTTACAACCTGTAGGGGTATACGAAGCACATCTAGAGAAAACAAACCCCACTCATTCCTCAAAAACAATCTAAATAATTACACCTTCTGGAAAAGCCCTGAGCCCCAAGCAGTGAGGACCTAAGTTGAACAGAAACTAAAGTTGGTCTTCAGAAGCCTTTTTACAGAatcaaggaggaaaaataaatgtgtaggtgactggttttttttttttttttttcaaactgtaaAACCAGGCCTTGGGTTTAAATTGAATCTTAAAATGTTTCTTGGAAAATCCTTTTCTACTTACTTAGATCGGTTGGACTAGAGCAACATTTGTTTGGGCAGCGTGAAGCATAAAACTGTGGCTATGTCTTCACAGGCCTTTTGAAAGTCAGCCCTGGTGCATGGGTTTGGAAATGACCTCAGATATTTCTGTTTTCCAGAGCAAACTCCTCAGGGCCCAGCTGTCCAGAACAGTGTCCATAGGAGTTCTTTGGGAGGTAGCCAGATTCCACTTACCTGTGAGCTTTACATGTAGCTAATCTGGAAGTTAGGTACTGTTgctaaagaaagagaaatgttcaTACTGGTTCTGTACTTCTGGTATGCTTATATCTTCTAGTTTTGTAATATGGAAGAAATAATGGAATTGTTGAATTTGAAGAGTTTGGACAAGCAGCTTTCAGATCAGTTTTGGATGCTCATGTAGTTAAAATTCATAATAAATGTGCACATACGCAGagacacacatgaaaaacacaaatCAGCTTTAAAATATTTGGCAGTTACTCAGGTATTTTGGTTTGGGAGTTTGATCCAGCATCATTTCCTATTTACTCTGTATGAATACAGGAAATCATGAATTGTTCATCTTGTTACCTTATTATATTGAATATAGAATATACAACGTGGagcaatattttgaaaataacttaaaatgttaTAGTTTAGAAAGAGTTTGCATGCTTAATCACATATTTCCTTAAAACCATAATATATTTGAATAAGTTTGATGTCAGTGTCCTATTTGTAAATGCTTTTTACTAATAATACAAACAAAATGGTATGAATTTGATACAGTAATCCTTCTCATAGTAGCTATGTCTCTAGGTTAAGAATGCAAAGGAATtataagctttttctttttcctagccCTACACACAGTACATTTCAATTGGGGTAAAATCTTTTTCTGCAAATATTACTGTCAAGGAATTTTTGTGAAGTCCCTGCTTCCTGATCTGGTATAGAGCCAGACTTGGCATGTTCTGGAACATTTCCCATATCGATAGGTTTGAATTTTGATGTGGAAGGTATTAGAATCTGGTCAGCTCTTCTTTATAGAGGACTTTGTTCAACCCCCAGAAACACTAAAACAATTTTATGTTCCCCAAAGTTCATTGTAACCTTATAGTGCTTTCTTGGAACTAGGATTTTTCTTTCCATGTCATGTCTgtctcttgaaaatgttccccATATTTAGGGCATTCCTCAAGTCcacatttatcatttttcttactctttctaCCCTGTTTTCTTAATATAAAGAATATCAATTTGTAACAAGCTGGAAACTCAACACATTTGCCATTTAATGCAAGTTTTGATAGTTGCAGACAACACAACTAATTTTCTGCTTATTTTACTCTTCTGTGCTTTTGAAATTGTATGTGTTAGATATTAAtcattttattcaaataaaaccATAAGTAGGACTTAAGCTCTTTTGTATGAGGCAGAACAATTCAGCATCCATAGACTCTGAGGGCATGGAGCCCGCTCCAAGCGCCTCTGCAGAATACACAATAGAGGAGGGAAGTGCTGCTCTGCTCCTGGCAAGTCAGAGGAACAGGCCAGATGTGAAATGGCCATAAGAGGAGCATGAAAATTCAGCTTGCTGAGAtgtgtttgtggtgtgtgtgaACACCCTTGAAGAagttttcataaattaaaaataacaaaccaAAATACAGTGTTTTCATTGTGACTTCATTCTTTGCCTTCAGTGCGTATTTAAGGGATGGGTTTAGAACAAAGCCTGAAGTCCATTGTGATTCCATCACCTAAAGAGCATGTGTCATGTTGTGTGAAATAATTCACAGAATCATTACTAACTGCAATTCCACTCCAGGAAATTcctgggccttttttttttttttatcttactgTACTGAACCCTACGAAAACAGTACAGATTATGGTCCCCAAATAAATTGCTCCGGCACATTTGATTCAAGACTAGGGGTACCAATCACTGTTTCCATCCTCAATTCTGTTTTAAGTAGGGTGTGCTAGTACCTGGTCTCCAGGGAATAACCAGTGCAGACACCTTGGTGCTGAATTGTGTGTGTGGTTCTTGTGGACCACCTCTGAGTTAGGCTGTGTCTGAGGATTTATAGCTGTCCTTGCCAGTCAGAAtccttaatgtatttttaatggcATAGAGATGGTGAATCCCTCTTCACCGTGTGTCTCTAGGACATCCAAGGATCCCCAGGAGGATAGCCTGGAGAGGCAGCATATCCTCAGGCTTTGAATTTCCTTCAGCATCTTCCTAAAATCAGCTGTGCTTGTCAACGGTCCTCCCAGACGTCTGTGCCACCTGATGCCTTTGCTCATGCCATTTGTCTCTGGGATATGACTTTCAGGTTCAGTGATAaggtcagtttcctcattttagcttagtccccctcccaccccctttgAAGGGCATGATTGATTACTCCATTTATTAAGTATCTCTATCACCTGTATTTGCCAGGGTCTATGTTAGACACTGAGGATTCAAAGATGAACAGAACTcagtcctccccacccccaccccccccttCCCCCATCCTTTTCCAACCCTTATCTCGGGCTCCCAGTGTTTTGGGAAACTGTCAAGTAGAAATTTGGTAATGTGTCTAGTGCTGTGTGAGAGACGATGGAACCATACAGATGGAAGGTGTTTATATAGAATTTTAATCATACATCTATTTAGCCCATTGTTTTCTAGTTTATTTGTGTTACTGTTTTCTGAACGAGACTGAGCTTCTCAAGGGCAGGAACTGTCTTTTGGGTCACTAGTGCTTGGGGAGCCTCCCATGTGCTAGCCTTCTGAATCCAGAGATGAAAGACATGGTCTCTTCCCTTAAGGAACTTTTCCCCTGGAGGGGAGATAGGTAACACAGCATCATTGCACTATGTGACTACATCCTCAGATTTAAGAAAGGATATGGGAGCACAGAGGAAGCTCTTAAGCTGGGGAGAGGCTGCCAGGGAAAGCTAGAGAAAATGATGCTGAAGTTGGCATTTCAAGACCAATCAAGTGTCGGCTAAATAACAGTATTCAAGGCAATTTGCAGCAAGAGAGGTTGTGTGAAGGTGTTTTGGGTTTTATGTCAAAGGCTATAGACAGCCATTGAGGGATTTTAAGCTGTTGAGAGCCGTGATTGATGTTTATGAAAGGATGCTCTGTTAATGTACGAGTGGCAGAGCCCCGTTATTCAGGCCTTGCATTTTTCCAGGTTAGAGAGTAGCACCTGACTGAAGCATGAACAGGATAAACTCGGATGTGGGTTGGGATGGGGAGCAAATGATAGCCCAGATTTCTGACCTGGGCAAGTGGCTGTGCTGTTCACTGAAATGGGAAGCAGGACATTTCATCCTGGGATTCTGAAACAACACTGTCCCAATTTTCCTTTTACTCAATGCTTGGGCAGCCTTGGCTGCTTGTCCCTTGGTGTAGCCTGAGAAACGAGCTGTGCCTGTACTCGGAAAGCTCCCACACTGGGGGTCTGCGTCCGGCTGTCACAGCTCTCACTCATGCTTCACACAAAGCCTGATTTGAAGTGATTCTTTCTTGGCTCTGAAAAGTGCCTTGCCCTCTCCACCAGGACCCCAAAGTCCTTGAGGAACAGTGTGGCCTTTTAGGTCTAAGGCCATTGTGAGAGGTTCTCTCCCATCTGTGCTCAAGGCCAGATTTCTGCTTATTATTGTGTGGTCCAAAAAGAAGCTACTCCTGATTGTTAGAATGGAGtcattgtttttctaatttgtttttttttttcctcctaatgtCAGCTGAAGCTGCACGGCAGTACAAGCTGCTGTAACCGGGTACATGGCTGAGGCAGTTGCCCAGGTTCATGTGGCTACTATACCAGCTGCTATGGCTGTAGCAAGAGCCTTGATTTCATTCCTTGGTGTCTGTTGCATTAGATCTGAGTCAGATGTATTAGGGGTTCGAAGATGGGGCTTGATGCAacccattttttttctccaaggTTCTGGGTGATGGAAAAGTTGAGGTAAGGATCACCAAGAAAATGGAGACCAAGTTGTTATCTTTATACTGGTGGGCAAATGTCCAATAAATCCCCCAAATGTAGAGTATCcattgatgctattgtgaatatgCCTTAGAACGGAGACAGGAGATACACCCTCACCTGCATGCTCTGGCGTATGTAGGATGAGTGAGGTTTGTGGAGCAGAAGCGGAGTTCATTTCATCAGCTGGCAGTGAAGCCTGCAAGCCTGCCTCAGGTACTCAGTCCCTGGTGGGGGGCGGCAGAAATGGAGGACCTCCCCTGTGAGTAACGCAGTTAAGGTGGGACGGCAGTAAGGAGATGGGAGGCAGAGAGGCTGGAACTCTGGACCAGAAAACCCACTACACTAGCACGTAGGGTCCAATTTGAAGGCACAGCCTGGTTTGTGATGTTGAGCAGAGTgaaacagtcttatgaaggtgGTGGGTACTACTCTTCTGAGGCCTACTTGGGACACATTGAATTGAGGTGCTAATCTTCAGTGAGGACCAAGTGGAGGGCTGGAAAGAGGATATTACAGACTACAGCCcagaggagaggctggagaacataCTTGTCAGTTGAAGTACAGAAAGGGGGAAATGAGTTTTTGTGAGAAAACTGGGGCAGTTTGAGGGAAGGACTGGGTAAGGTTATTCTTCTGAACAATTCTCTTGGGCTCTCATTTCAAGAAGAATTTTCTCCTGATCAGTCTGTGGCTATCATTACCTTTCTAAGGCAAGAATTCTCCATCCTCTGCTGTCTAGTTTACAAACCTCCCTTGATACAATCTGCTTCAAAATAAGACAAACAATAAATAGTGTTCTAAGCTTAAATTTAGAACTACAGTGAACACAACAGTCTGGAGGGTTTGGTTCAATTTCTCACTGTGAGTCCATTAAAGTATTACTCTTGGCTGAAGTTTGCCTCTGGCATAATATTGTAAAGCAGCCAGATTATCCTTATAATCTCATGGGCTAATATTCATAACTTATCAAGTATCACTAGGACTATTATCTGAATAAGCTTTAAATTCTCAACAAACTGGCTATGTAGATATGTTGTTTTATAGTAAAATAAGATCCACTGAAATGAGTTTATCACTTTAATTGTATTAGTACCTTTCAAG is a window of Manis pentadactyla isolate mManPen7 chromosome 3, mManPen7.hap1, whole genome shotgun sequence DNA encoding:
- the CAVIN4 gene encoding caveolae-associated protein 4, which codes for MEPDGSASNADKIHQNHLSGGTEDEDQDAALTIVTVLDKVATIVDGVQASQKRIEERHREMENAIKSVQIDLLKLSQSHSNTGYVINKLFEKTRKVSAHIKDVKARVERQQIHVKSVETKQEEIMKKNKFRVVIFQEELRCPTSLSIVKDRNLTENQEADDDVLDPPVDLSSDEEYYVEESRSARLRKSGKERIDNIKKAFSKENMEKTRQNFDKKVNRIRTRIVTPERRERLRQSGERLRQSGERLRQSGERLKQSGERFKKSISSAAPSREAFKMRSLRKAKERTVVEGPEEVREMGVDIIARSESLVPMGELCTDELSGTDGEEASAVYPPQEQGEISTPEPLKVTFKPQVKVGDDESLLLDLKQ